tGAATGTGGTGATGATGAAACTcgcaaaatttataaaaatctaataatataaaattttagaattcagTTGGAAAAAACATCTAGTTTACTCTCCTTTACAGAAGAataatttcttcttctgtttccctAAGAGGTGAGATTTGCTGCTTGAAAATCTTCTGTGGTGgaaattcagtatttttctaaATGACTTTATGATTATGCAATATCTgttcttagaatttttttcctggacTGATGTCAGGTTCTTTCCTGAGAATAGGTTTGGATGGAGATAAGGCATTGAGTGCTAACTGTGGAGGAGGTGTGAGAAGAATTACAGAAGTGAATCTAAGGTAATTAATGAAATTTACCCTTGTGCTGAGGGCATGTTTGGACCAAATACCGTTGTGAATTTGGTTACTGAGCTAGAAACATAAAGGTTTAGATTAAAGGGAGAATTTATGTCCTTCTAGCCTACAAAGACATCTTTTAATTCTGCCAGATAGTTATGTAATCCTCTGTTGAGGGTCtgatgaaaataacatttttctgatctgtgtgtctttctttgctttttttttttaaggctttatatttttagatgagattttggTCCACAGTACAGATTTCCCATGTACCCCCCAGCCTGTTCACATGCACAGCCTGCCCCATTATGAAAAATTCTCACCAAggtggtacatttattacaaatgATGAATCTACCTTGATACATCATAATTgcctgaagtccatagtttactttAGGGTCCACTTTGTTTtgtgcattctatgggtttgaacaaataTGTAATGGCATCTATCTACCATTATTGTATTATACAGTGTATTTTAACTGACCTAAAGTTCCTCTATGCTACACCTTTCCATCCCCTGCCCCCAagtcctggcaaccactgatctttttactgtctccataatgtcatatagttggaatcatatagctTGTAGCCCTTTCAgataggcttctttcacttagtaatatgcacttaTGATTCATCCATGTCTTTGCATGGCTTCAAGGCTCATTCCTTTTGGCGCttaataatgttccattgtctggatgtaccataatttatttatccattcacctactgaaggacatcttggttgtttccaagtgttgacaattatgaataaagatgctataaacatccatgtgcagaaTTTTGTGAggacataagtttttaactcctttgtgtaaatatcaaggagcatgactgctggatcatatggtaagaatatatttagttttgtaagaaactgccaaactgtcttaaAAAAGTGACTGTTGTTTTGCATGTCtaccagaaatgaatgagaattcccGTTACTTCACACCCTCACtagtatttggtgttgtcagtgttttagattttggccattcttatATGTTTGTAGTGGtatctatttgttttaatttgcatttccctgatgacataatgtggaacatctttttatatcctTGCTTGCCACCTGTGTATcctctttggtgaggtatctgttaaggTATTTGGcctaatttttaattgggtttttggtttttttattacTCAGTTTTAtgtgttctttgcatattttggtcctttatcagatgtgccttttacaaaatattttctcccattctgtagcttATCTTATTCTCATTCTGTGTCCTTTGCAAagcagaagatttttaaaaaatttttaatgaagttcagcttatcaattattaCTTTCATGAGTTGTgtctttggtgttatatctaaaaagtcattgccatatcCAAGATCATTTGGATTTTCTAAATGTTATCATCTAAGAATTGGATAGTTTTACACTTCACATTTAGTTCTGTGattcatcttgagttaatttttgtgaaggatcTAAGGTCTATGTCTAGATATATTTGTTTGCATGTGATGGCCTGTTgttccaacatcatttgttgaaaagactgtcttttctccattacattgcctttgctcttttgtcaaagatcagttgaatatgttttctctgctttttacAAATCTCACAGATCTCTTTTCAAGTCCAATTCTAATTATATCTTCATCACACCAGCAGTGCTTTTGTCGGAACTATATTATCATTGTCTTATATGCATGAGGTTAGTCGTTAAACTAATAGTGAACATTTACTAGTAAGTGCCAAGCACTGAGAaaagaatttcattttcattatttcattcaaccATCACAAAGACTTTATGAGGCAGAAAATATTATTATCCACTATTCTTTTgtagaaattgaggctcagaaactTTCAATTTCTCATGGCCCCAGAGGTAGCAAATGGTAGAGTCAGGGCCAGGGTTAGAAACCAGTTTTATACTAAAGTTCCTTAAGAgataatactttattttattcatttttgtatttctagcaGGTagatagaaaatgaatatttgtgaGATCATATTGATCGCCATGGCTTAAACTCAATGTTTAAATTACATCTTGGGATGGACAGgagtctttctgttttcctgtttgtATTTTTGTCAGAATCACAATCTGTTCAAACATCTTGTGCATGACAAGCTGTACACAGGGCCCTGGTATGTGGACTTATTTCAAGAATATTCTGAGGAGCTcctgttttcttcattcttgtCATAAGTTCTActaattgagattttttttttttttgcttccatgGCTATAAGCCTTCATTcttgtaaaaatggaaacaatgtaGGAAATGGTAAGAGATTGGCAATTTATAAATTAGTATAACTAGGTTTATCAGATTATTTCCTATGAACAAATATTGATCACAGGCAGAGAAAAATCAGTTATATCCAGTGACAACATACAGAGGGCAACATAAAATTGGattcaaaggaataaaagaaaataccgGGCTTTTGGAAAATACAATTGTGGATTTTTTGGGCTTATGTATGACCGACTgacattaataaatttaaataataataatgttattcaaatttatatttatgaGATCTGTGGTATAGAAATCAAGTCTAGCTGAGGAGAGAGACATTTCTGGTGGGATGCAGTAGTTATTTCTATTACCTACACAATGCTTTCTTCAAGACTCAGTCTAATTCCTGTGTGTGTGAGCAGGTTATAAATATGCattgtatactttttttcttgaatataaacactaaagaatggaaaaagtattgttgaaagtaaaaataaatatgtaagtgaATATCATTTCTGTTTAGGTTCAcgtttttatatgcatatatttgggTAGTTGGCCTATTTATTTACCAACTAATTATGCCTTAGCTGATAATAAAACGAGGTTGCCACCTGatgacaatttttccaaggagtAGGCGGTTCTGAAATATGCCAGTTTGTGTAGTAATAAACCAGACAGGGAGAAACTACATAAAGCCTATAATAAGGGTTGATTACAGCAAGAGGTTTGCCAACTATGAGGATAAATTATTCTGCTACATAATTTAACATAAGAAAAAACTGACGCCGAATGTGACACATTACTTAACTGTAGGTCCGGATTTATTATTGGTCTCCTTTTCCTGTTTTGGCCTTCTTTTGCTCACAgtcactgctttaaaaataacCCTATTAGGAAGACATATTCTCAGTTATTTGTGGTCTTATATCATGATTGTTTCGCTTTTCCAGGACTGCTTGGAGCATAGACATGCAGAACTACACTTCCATGGAGGGGTTCACCCTGTTGGGAATTCCTAACACTGGAGGGCTGGAGAACATGCTGTTTGTCCTGTTTTTGGCCTTCTATCTCTTCACCTTGCTGGGAAACCTGCTCATCTTCCTCACCATTCTGGTTTCTTCCAACCTCCAGACCCCCATGTATTCCTTCCTGGGGAACCTGTCAGTGTTTGACATATTTTTCCCTTCAGTGAGTTCCCCCAAGATGATGCTCTACTTAATGGGGCAAAGCCGGACCATCTCTTACCAGGGCTGTGCCTCCCAGGTGTTCTTTTACCACTTCCTGGGTGGTACTGAGTGTTTCCTCTACACCGTGATGGTCTATGACCGCTTTGTTGCTATTTGTCACCCTTTGCAGTACATGGTTATCATGAACCACAAGGTGTGTACCCGCTTGATAGTGGGCACTTGGCTGGGTGGCTGCCTGCATGGAAGTATCCTCACATTTCTTGTCTTTAGGTTACCCTACTGTGGCCCCAATGAGGTGGACAATTTCTTCTGCGATATCCCGGTGGTGCTGCCCCTGGCCTGTGCAGACACCTCTCTAGCTCAGACAGTGAGTTTCACTAATGTGGATGTTGTGACTCTTACATGCTTTTTTCTTATCCTTACTTCCTATGGCCATATCATCCTTTCCATACTGAAAATCAACTCCTGCGAAGGCAGGCGCCAGGCATTTTCAACCTGCAGTGCCCACCTGATTTCAATCCTCTTGTTCTATGGGCCTGTGATGCTTATCTATCTCTGGCCTGCTTCCAGCCCTTGGCTAGACTCTGTTATTCAAGTGTTAAATAATATTGTTACCTCTTCCCTTAATCCTTTGATTTACACCTTGAGAAACAAGGATGTGAAATTGGCTCTGAGGAAAGTATTAACTCAAGTGGTCCACATTCCTGGGGCATGAGGTACAGGGGCAATTCCTCTCTGAAATTCTTTGGGGAGTTGCTTCAGATCCACTGCTTCCGCAACAGGATTGTTGCCAAATAGCGAGCTGGGTGAAGATGCTATGAGGAGCACAGTCGCGTGGTAGGGGGATGGGTGGACTGAGCCACTGATTTGCTTCTTCAAGGAAGCTGGTCAGATTAACCCAGTCTTTCCTCTGTTTTAATTTGCCAAAACAGTGTATCTTTTCTGCTTTACACAGTCTGTACTGGCTGGAACTCTGTTTTGATCAATTATCATTAAGGTGCAAGTTTCTGGAGACCATGGActgtcttccttcctgccttccttccttcctcccttccatttttccaaaatatatgccTTACTCTATTCTCTTACAGTTTCTCTCTGGCCATTTAATGAAACTAGGTTTCATGGTCAACAAGGtatgaaatttaaaagtagaATTGCACAGTTTGGTAAATTTAAGTTTAAGCTTAGTTTGTAACTTCTGCGGCTTTAAACATGTCTTCTCCGtacaaaataattccatttggaGCTTTATGCTTTTGGCCATCAGAGAAGTTTGGCGTTAAACTTTACTCATATGTCTCAAGTGAGAAGATAGCCATTAATCTATTCTTATAAAATGGGAGAGTGGATTTTTGTAAATTGGCAGAAGAAAGCCTTTTTAAGACATTGTTCTCTATTATAGGTTTGGTCCATTTCCTGAAAATCAAATAGAtctgtaattaattaaaattggaCCACTAACAATAtaacttatttgtttttgaatctttcaacattaaaattttaatgtttaattaaatGAATTTCAGGTCAATTATCTACTTAACTTCATCCACTCAAACATCTAGAATAAGAGCTAACACTTAAAATATTCCCATCTGTATGATAGTCCTCTAAGCACATCACATGTATCAACTAAGTTAACTCACAAAATCCTAAGACATAAATACTATGATAGCCTCCTTTTATAGATGAAGCAACTAAGGACAAAGTATTAATGCCCACACAGTCTGAATCTAAACGTGAACTTTTACTGCCTTATAAGAAGAACTCAAGAATCATAAATCCTATATAATAATATCTATCCCTACATCTTGCTTTCTATATATTATTTACTGTTCTAATCTTGCATATATTAACAAATGTAACCTGAATAGCAGCTCTATTAAGTAAGTACACTTACTATCATCATacctatatgagaaaactgaggcacaaggaggtTAAATAACTGCCTAATAGAAAAATAGTGATAACATTGGACATAATTGGGGAAGCATTCTGGGTAACATTCATTGAAATAAGCTATGATGGGAAAATAATAACTTAGCTCTTTTTCAGTCTATAATAATATCCATTCCTTCAGTCCATTACTAATTGACTAATTCAAACCATTTATCTGCCTGGTGTCAGATGGGATCTGAGTAGAGTGTTTACTAAATTATCAACAcagaataaaaggagaaagtatTTAGGGGAACAACATCTTCCTATCTATGATTTAAACCAAGTATTTATATACATTCACCTGATTTACTATAACAATTGTTAATATTATTCAAGGGCCACcttgtttaacttttttgaaaattCTTGGATCCCTTGCACTACCTATGATATTGTATTAGGTGTCTATTATAGTACAACAAATTACTCTGAAATGTAacagtttaaaacaaaatcatgtctcacacagtttctgaggGCCACGAATCCTAAAGAAGCTTGGCTGGGTGGACTTGGCTTAGGATCTCTGATGAGGCTGTAGTCATGCTGTCATTCAGGGCTGCAGGCATCTAAAGAcacagctggggctggaggatctgcttccaGATGAGTTGTTACATCACTCTTGGCAGAAGAATCAGTTCCTCACCAGCCACATGGGCCTCTCCTCACCAGTCACCCTCATGTCCTCACAAGATGGCAACTGTATCCTCAAGAGTCAAGAATCCAAGAGAGAGAGTGTAAGCAGGACCCTGCAGAGCCCCTTATGACCTAGGCTCCAAAGTTACATCATCACCCcgctttcattttccctttgttagaagtgagtcactatgTTCAGCCCATGTTCACTGAGAGAGAGATTAAGCTCCACCTTTTGAAGAGAGTGTGAAaaattttgttgacagttttccAACTGCCCACCACCTATATATGTCCTCCTCCTTTAAACTTTTTCCTCATTGAAATTatttaggattattttatttactaaatacATCTCCTGCACCACGTATTTCCTCACGTGGTTTTCTTGATTTAGGATGTCCACTGTGATTCTTTCTGCCTTTATGAGAAACACATACATTTTGCACTTTTGTTCATCATCAACCATTTCCGTAACACCTTTTCCAAGCATCTCATTCCACAATGATCCCTTTCTTTTATCAGCACAAAAGTCTTATTGCTTAAATGATTCCTTTTGtcattaagaaatacaaattataacaGATCTTATGTTATCACTTTGGATAGTTACATGATTCATAAGTGTTTCTGTTTCCTAGGAAAAGAGGGCATGCTATTGACAGGGactttcactgtaataaacacattatttcaaaaagtaaaataacagacAATTTTAATGAATGCCTGCTTTCTCAGATAGTCTGATATTTTTCTGAGCTAAAAAATTTTAGCATAATATCTCTCCATTGCTCTAATGTACTTCACACAGTACTCCTTGCATTGTAGGTACTTTTCCAATATGctctaaaattttgaaattctaCCTGGATTCAAACCAGGGTAAGAGCTAACAACTACTGCCTCTGGATAAAAGCTTAGAAAACCATTTCCTTTATCCATGAGAAAACTTTGCTCTATTAAACTTATGAAGGGATGGATAAGTCATAGCTGCCTCTGCATCTGTTGGACCAGAGACATGCTTCAATTTTTGTCACCTCAATCACAACCCTTTATATCAGCCCAGGGCAGTCACACATCCAGAGACTCATTAAATCAACTCACTGTCACGCAAAAGTACTAAcaaattcaaattcattttataCCCTCAtcgatttttttcccaaaatgccCACAATTTGATTCATTTCTCATGCGACTACCAACCTGTGGTGTTATCTCCTATTATCGACATTTGAAGGGATCAACAAAGAgttctctttccctctcaagaGCAGAAAAAATTGAGATGAAAGACAAAGGTGTCTGACTACATCAAAATAGCAACTTAATTACTGATAATGTTATACAAATACTAAATTAAGGATTATGGTTTAGATCCATGGCCAGATATGTTTCTTAATCTATCCCCCAGTGAATACATTtggtttcccttttttccatctCTAGAATTCTCCCTCAAATATTCTATTTTcgatttcccttttccttctatgCCAACACGGGTTAGATACGACACTGTAGCTGTAGGTGGCTTATTTGTTCACAAACCATGTGGTATCAtgatagtccagtggttagcaaACATGCTAGGCGTGGAGGTGCCCTTGTACACCTGCTGCTGTAGTATGAGGAAATAAGGAGAAGAGTAGGGAGCACCCCAACTTCCAACACAGTGATAGCTACCACTTCAAAGTGAGGTATTTCAGTTTCCAAAGAATTGTGGCTTCAAGCTATTTTGAAATAACTCATCTCTGAAAGCTATTAGATATGTCCTTATATGTACACTGTGCATGTAGTGTGCTATAGTAGGCTGACCCAAAGAGTCAGGAAAATAGCGCCCTTTGAAATATTATGTTAGTAAGAATAAACATTTGAGGGGTGAGATCAGATGTCTACAATAACACTCTACAATTTAGTTTGATTTTATGAGACATCATTGATATCAGAAAGAAGATATTatgataattttatcaaaatctcAAAAGAGAATTTACAGGTTTAGATGGTAGATGAAAAGGAAGTGGATGCACAGGGAGATTTTCATGTGATTGCTCACAGGAGTATTATTCATAGTATTCAAAACTAGAAACATCTCAAACGTCATTCAGTGAAAGGATGAACagaatgtgatatattcatactATGGAATGCTATTGGGCAATAAAAAAGGACAGACAATTTGTACATGGTACGGCACGGGTGAAACTCAACAACATTACCCTAAGTGGGAAGAAGCCGGATTTAAAAGGCTGCATATTATAtcactccatttatatgaaatgcctagAAAAGACAACTTTATAGAGACCAAAGGCAAATTAGTGGTTGGTTTCCTGAGGAGGGGTGTAGGAATGGGAATTGCAAATTGGCCCCAGGGAACTTTTCAGGTGATGGAAAATTGTTTGAATTTTGACAATGTTTGCACAACTctataaatttacaaaaattattaGTGTTCTTACAACtgttgaattttatgatatgtagtCTGTGCCTCGATAAAGCTGTTGAACAAATGGATAATATATCCCTAGTGTCCAGGGGAGAGGGAATACCACTTGACAGAGGCATTTCAGACTGTTTGACAGTATACCGATACGGTAATGAAAAGTGTGTCAAAGTATTGTAGTAGGGGAACACTTGACTGTAATCATCCAGGGCACCCTGTTTCAACTTTACACTCACTAACAGCCTCCTGAGAGAGCATTTGCTTTGAAGGTAAAATTTTACTGTTTGGAAAAGAACAGTTAATTTACTAACTCATATATTCTAGTGAacattgtgttttatttctccttgcaAATTTATACATTGATATCCATGtataaaccatatatatatatacatatatatacattttttgaaaGTGAATGTATTGTGAAGCTAATTTAATCTCGCTGGGTGACAAATGCATTTTCACAACAGTTACTTGCTGAATGAACTAATGATATGGAAAGTCTAGGAATAACACAATATAAAGAATGGTACAATTTTGGACTATTATGTTACTTGTTATTTTATTGCCTCATGATTTTGCCAGGAACAGCAGTTCTGGGAAGTTGAAATGAGATAGTATATATAAAGCTCATTAtggcttatttttttcctaatgtgtGTTTTAATGAGTCATAGGGATAGTAAGATATATAAATCCCTTGAAGAATTAATTCTTGGAATTGCTTAGATGCAAAGTGAGAGGAATATGATGGGAATAAGATAGGCTTAAGCAAGAAGAGACACCCAACTAGGAGAATTTATGGGCCCCCGTTGCATACATCTCATGTATCTTGAAATTTATGACTCTTTCTCCTAATCACCCAGTTTACAACCCTTCCTCTTAATCACCTAAACACAGGAACTGAACGGGAGTGATGGTTAACAGGTGCAGGGAGGCATtcactaaattttaaaactcttcctTTAAATCTCTTTGGTGTTTATCTAAAAGTTTGTGGAACTTGCAAGGAGACATTGTGAACTAATTAACTAAAAGCTTGTGAAACTTGCAAGGAGACATTCTAAATCTTATGAGCTAATTGACACTTCCttttagggtatataagacaCAAATGTACACCCCCTCAGGGAtgtctccacccccttctggtgcttgtgccagaagctattgtactctctctctaactgctctctaataaactgttacttTTTGCTTAAAGCTGAGCAGCGACTTGTTATTGAtcctgaggaga
The genomic region above belongs to Hippopotamus amphibius kiboko isolate mHipAmp2 chromosome 9, mHipAmp2.hap2, whole genome shotgun sequence and contains:
- the LOC130829013 gene encoding olfactory receptor 958-like, with amino-acid sequence MQNYTSMEGFTLLGIPNTGGLENMLFVLFLAFYLFTLLGNLLIFLTILVSSNLQTPMYSFLGNLSVFDIFFPSVSSPKMMLYLMGQSRTISYQGCASQVFFYHFLGGTECFLYTVMVYDRFVAICHPLQYMVIMNHKVCTRLIVGTWLGGCLHGSILTFLVFRLPYCGPNEVDNFFCDIPVVLPLACADTSLAQTVSFTNVDVVTLTCFFLILTSYGHIILSILKINSCEGRRQAFSTCSAHLISILLFYGPVMLIYLWPASSPWLDSVIQVLNNIVTSSLNPLIYTLRNKDVKLALRKVLTQVVHIPGA